Proteins from a genomic interval of Lelliottia amnigena:
- the cbhB gene encoding outer membrane adhesin-like protein has product MSQISVISKLTGVETTTEGQQVSLSQSSIVKLHVGRADISHYTRNGNDLVVSLNSGETITLKNFYVGDAQGSSMLVLEESNGALWWIEDPTAVEHYEAISSIDALMAASGGEAFGGAAIWPWVLGGATVAGGIAVAASSGGGGGGNGGGDDGNTTNPGNPGNPGNPGNPGNPGNPGNPDTTPPNAPTNLAFSGDGKIVTGTAEPNSIITLRDANGNLVGTGKTGSDGKFTIELGTPLINGEQITATATDAAGNISQDGHVTAPDLVTPDAPTLVLVNDDVGSITGPLTQNQVTDDARPTLSGIGEPGTLITIYDKDVQIGTTKVGTNGSWSFTPGTALSEGNHSLTFTATDAVGHVSVPSGAFTLMVDTVAPNAPVITLNPAGTQVSGTAEPNSTITLTSNGQPIGSGKADGNGNFTITLSPPQIDGQTISAVASDEAGNKSPPATAIATDSTAPAIPGDLVVNNGGNSVSGTAEPNSTVTIKAPNGDVIGEGPAGSDGKFTVPISPPQTNGEVLQVVATDPSSNTSLPGQADAPDTTKPLAPDNPVVSGDGTKVTGTAEPGSTVTIREDGVKIGEGKADDQGNFSVTIAPPKLNGETLTAEAADKAGNTGPTANATAPDITPAQTPTIVSVEDNAANVTGPVPQNGLTNDNTPTITGTGEPGTLVYIYSGDTQIGTANVLSNGSWSFTPVVHLPEGGHVLTAVAVDDALNRSETSNSWSITVDSLAPAAPVITQLIDDVPGRTGALNINETTNDNRPTLNGTGEPGTTISIRLDGSQIGTAVVNDGGAWTFTPTIVIPNGQHTLTAAAIDKAGNVSTASGGFTFTVDTTAPPPPSITTVTDNTGDVQGTLTSGSATDETHPVMQGTAPAGTTIAIYDGTTLLGPAVLDGNGGWSFTPPNTLTDGTHVLTAVATNAAGTSTPSGSFTLVVDTVAPATPDSPEITVNPDNAPTGTQLNPGEATRDTSPTLSGTGNAGDTVTIYIDGVKQPDVVIVNSDNKWSWSPVPPLVNGTYDIALTVTNKDGAGNESAPSQPVTIVIDTDAPATPGIPVVTDNVTEITGPVSNNGSTNDPRPVLSGTGTANDVIVIYDSINGAAKVEVGRVTVDAQGNWSWRPDTPLTQTSHAFTTTATDEAGNVSGTSGSITVTVDTDAPLAPAITAAGGVGNGGATQDNTPTISGTGADGDTIIIYNNGVQIGTASVSGGVWSFTPGTALSEGAHNLTAAEVDKAGNVSPLSPVYTVTVDTIAPTTPQIEAVSDSTLANGVLYSNDNTPTLSGTGEPGTKITVSIDGNPSSVTATVQPDGSWSWTSGTPLPDAPHVITVTSSDAAGNTSGTSTTNVTIDTAPPAAPAVTSLAIEGTPITGTAEPGSLVIITGPGPGGTTIELGRGIAVGGNFSIALSPAQTNETTLTIVAKDAAGNVSDPTSFNVVDAPDLPDVPVITSIVDDNGAGNVEVKGASSDDTTPTISGTGPENSTITLYQNGVEITTIVLGAGQTTWSYTIPAGSALAEGVYNFTATASVGAATSGLSAAATVTIDLTAPNAPTIGTVTDDVGPGTGPLTTGQITNDNQPTLSGTATAGDTLSVYSNGVLLGSVLVGSTGTWSFTPPSALAEGSNALTIRATDPAGNQSGDSPAFTIVVDTISTTPVIVGAEDNVGTIENIPTNGVTNDTTPTLSGTAEANSIIAIFEGATQIGTATANSSGAWTFTPTAALSEGSHTFTVKATDPQGNVSIASNAYTVVIDITPPAVPVLNTINDNVAGGAFGNLTPGQVTNDATPTLSGTGVTGSTIHILNNGIEIGTATVVNGAWNFTPPANLPDGPYNIRVNASDAAGNVSANSPVFSFTVDTTPPATPTVLTVLDDVGPVIGEINSGDTTNDNRPTFNGTGEIGATITLLNDGQPFGTAVVNAQGNWTFTPTAPLTEGTHTITVSATDVAGNTSNTSSFELTVDTFAPSAPVIINATDNVGSVLIPVTNGKTTDDTTPTLNGTAAGNATVIIYENGVQVGTAQANASGDWSFTPGSALSNGSHTWTATATDAAGNVSVASPGFTVIVDTTAPLAPVITQAIDDVGTVTGPLSNGQTTDDTLPRLVGTSEPNATINIYEGITLVGTTTADASGNWAVTLNTTFPEGPHQFVARATDAAGNTSDPSSPFSLNIDLTPPAIPVLVNVVDDVGTTTTITSGQITNDAQPTLSGTAEAGSTIKIYDNGVQIGSVTAADGTWSFTPTPALADGQHPLTITATDASGNTSDPTTPFVLNLDATPPNAPIITSIVDDVVPNLGTIAGGTPTNDTQPTLNGTAEANAVVRIYDGNTLVGTVTADANGNWTLPQTSTILTNGQHNFTATATDTAGNTSAPSSISSVVVDTLAPNLPTTLAVITNGTHVTGIAEAGSTVTITTSGGTVLGTATADGTGSFNVTISPPQTNGESLLAFATDKAGNVGGSASVVAPFTNLPNAPVIVTIDDNVGTLTGNLTNGKATDDTTPTLTGTAQPNSTVTLYNNGVAMGTATTDINGDWSFTTPVLSQGSHAFTATATNVVGGVGPVSTPTTIIVDTVAPNAPNGTFNADGSVLTGSAEAGSTVTIRLPDNSTVTTVANSNGTYSYTFINKQTEGNALQITATDAAGNTSTPGTVLSPVVPLSASNNVEELDISTTATVTNAQYSDYGFLLVGALGNVLTLLGNDTAQVGFVVSDGGNADISINANATGVVLSLLNTLEVVVQRWDSVNNTWTTVVDTGLPQFANLLTLGASGVTLNMTGLENGQYRVLSYNTNLLATGSYTSLDVDVTETSAGTITGIPTQSGNVIYDQDSTAGSDNAPAGTRITAVTDAQGNTVNVTADGTIIQGQYGTLTINLNGSYTYTLTNTSAAVLGRTESFTYTIGHNGAIASAKLVISLGANTVVNSVTAVDDTASLTYDTSVHAINNGPSSQGGFTVAGINLGSTLGLNLLDDLSNPIIYSVQEGTTRTMTIQASVGGVALASVFDLYIYKFNDATQTFEQMRVQPGWLRAPLLGGTSGTLTLNLPAGEYLFLLNTAAGITVLTGYTLNVLEDHVYNVASEGASTTGDVLTDDIAPQGTLVTEVNGVAVNATGVTVIQGEYGTLTINAQGNYTYTLRSGIGADHIKTPDTFVYTITAPNGDKDTASLNITPTARALDAVNDISTVMDVTSLHHTTAYSDTTVGTASWTTALLAPTQGTGSGTFVVDANTALHNVALHFNVASLLALGGLTVNWSISNGSTVIRSGSFAGGALLGGKIDINLAGLDLDAGTYTLNFTGNVPGLSVGGIVITPSVTGTAYSLSQFDSTSGHTVNGNIFDGSDSQGASDQLHSVDTRLSVTGYNGVTTTLDPYTAGTATATIQGHYGTLSIGADGHYTYTLNTGVSLSSITSKEVFNYTLTDAAGKTDTASLTINMAPQFISSEHNDLITGTAYGDTLIYQVLNNTVGNSTAGNSTGDHWTNFSVSQGDKIDIGDLLVGWNGQASTLGNYVHVTQNGNNTVISIDRDGAGSAYTNTTLVTLDNVQATYDELVNQHHSIIT; this is encoded by the coding sequence ATGAGCCAAATCTCTGTCATTTCGAAACTCACTGGCGTGGAAACCACCACGGAAGGTCAGCAAGTCTCACTGAGTCAATCCTCAATTGTTAAGCTCCACGTGGGTAGAGCGGATATTTCGCACTACACCCGTAACGGAAATGACCTTGTCGTCAGTCTGAACTCCGGCGAAACCATTACGCTTAAAAACTTTTACGTCGGCGATGCGCAGGGCTCAAGCATGCTGGTGCTGGAAGAAAGCAACGGTGCATTGTGGTGGATAGAAGACCCAACTGCAGTGGAGCATTACGAAGCTATCTCATCAATTGACGCTCTTATGGCGGCATCAGGGGGTGAAGCGTTCGGCGGTGCCGCTATTTGGCCGTGGGTACTCGGTGGCGCGACTGTTGCAGGGGGTATTGCCGTGGCGGCGAGTAGCGGCGGAGGCGGCGGTGGTAATGGCGGTGGCGACGACGGGAACACGACTAACCCAGGCAATCCGGGTAATCCTGGCAACCCAGGAAATCCGGGCAATCCAGGGAACCCGGGAAATCCGGATACAACACCCCCCAACGCACCGACAAATCTCGCCTTCTCGGGAGACGGTAAAATTGTTACCGGTACGGCTGAACCCAACAGTATCATTACGCTCAGGGATGCCAACGGCAATTTAGTCGGAACAGGAAAAACCGGCAGCGACGGGAAATTCACCATCGAATTGGGCACGCCGCTGATTAACGGTGAGCAAATCACCGCAACGGCAACCGATGCCGCTGGAAACATCAGTCAAGACGGCCACGTCACCGCGCCCGATCTGGTGACGCCTGATGCCCCTACCCTGGTTCTTGTGAACGATGATGTCGGGAGCATTACCGGCCCTCTCACTCAAAACCAGGTCACTGACGATGCCCGCCCGACGCTGAGCGGTATCGGTGAACCCGGCACCCTCATTACGATTTACGATAAAGACGTGCAAATCGGCACAACCAAAGTCGGCACTAACGGCAGTTGGTCATTTACGCCCGGCACGGCCCTTTCTGAGGGCAATCACTCCCTGACCTTTACCGCAACCGATGCGGTGGGTCATGTCAGTGTGCCATCCGGTGCATTTACCCTGATGGTGGATACCGTCGCGCCGAACGCACCGGTGATCACACTCAACCCTGCGGGCACTCAGGTCAGCGGGACCGCAGAGCCAAACAGCACCATTACCCTCACCAGCAACGGTCAGCCGATTGGCAGCGGCAAAGCCGATGGCAACGGTAACTTCACCATTACCTTATCGCCGCCCCAAATTGACGGTCAGACGATTTCGGCGGTTGCCTCTGACGAGGCCGGTAACAAGAGCCCTCCAGCCACCGCCATCGCGACTGACAGCACCGCACCGGCGATACCGGGCGACCTTGTCGTGAATAACGGTGGGAATAGCGTCTCGGGTACGGCTGAACCGAACAGCACCGTTACGATAAAAGCGCCTAATGGCGATGTGATTGGTGAGGGCCCCGCGGGCAGCGACGGGAAATTCACCGTACCCATCAGTCCGCCACAAACGAATGGTGAAGTTTTACAGGTGGTTGCCACCGATCCGTCGAGCAACACCAGTCTGCCAGGACAGGCTGATGCGCCTGACACCACCAAACCGTTAGCACCCGATAATCCCGTCGTTTCTGGTGACGGAACCAAAGTCACCGGGACCGCGGAACCGGGCAGTACCGTGACCATCCGCGAAGATGGCGTAAAAATTGGCGAAGGCAAAGCAGACGATCAGGGCAACTTTAGCGTGACGATCGCTCCGCCAAAACTGAACGGCGAAACCCTCACCGCCGAGGCCGCCGATAAAGCCGGAAACACGGGACCCACGGCGAATGCCACCGCCCCGGACATCACGCCTGCACAGACGCCGACGATAGTCTCCGTGGAAGACAATGCCGCTAACGTGACCGGTCCTGTTCCGCAAAACGGGCTGACCAACGACAATACGCCAACCATCACCGGCACCGGCGAACCGGGAACGCTTGTTTATATCTACAGCGGTGACACCCAAATAGGTACCGCTAACGTGCTCTCCAACGGGAGCTGGTCGTTTACGCCAGTTGTGCATTTACCGGAAGGCGGACATGTTTTAACCGCCGTCGCCGTGGACGATGCGCTCAACCGCAGTGAAACGTCAAACAGCTGGAGTATTACCGTCGATAGCCTCGCGCCTGCGGCCCCGGTCATTACCCAACTGATCGATGACGTGCCGGGTCGAACCGGCGCGCTCAATATCAACGAAACCACTAACGATAACCGTCCAACGCTTAACGGCACGGGTGAACCGGGTACAACCATCAGCATTCGTCTTGACGGCTCGCAGATCGGCACGGCGGTGGTCAATGATGGCGGAGCCTGGACTTTCACCCCGACCATTGTGATCCCAAACGGGCAACACACCCTGACCGCAGCCGCGATTGATAAAGCAGGCAACGTGAGTACAGCGTCTGGCGGATTTACCTTCACGGTAGATACGACTGCGCCGCCGCCGCCGTCCATTACCACGGTCACGGATAATACCGGTGATGTCCAGGGCACCCTCACCAGCGGCTCAGCGACGGACGAAACCCATCCTGTGATGCAGGGCACGGCTCCTGCGGGCACCACAATTGCCATTTACGACGGCACGACGCTGCTGGGGCCTGCCGTGCTCGATGGCAACGGCGGCTGGAGCTTTACCCCGCCCAATACGCTGACGGACGGCACGCACGTATTAACGGCGGTGGCGACAAATGCCGCAGGAACCTCCACCCCTTCTGGCTCGTTTACGCTGGTGGTCGATACCGTCGCACCCGCCACGCCTGATTCACCAGAGATTACCGTCAACCCGGACAATGCCCCCACCGGTACTCAGCTTAATCCCGGAGAAGCGACGCGCGATACCTCGCCAACGTTGAGCGGCACCGGGAATGCGGGTGATACGGTCACGATTTACATTGATGGCGTCAAACAACCCGATGTGGTCATCGTCAATAGTGACAATAAATGGAGCTGGTCGCCTGTACCGCCGCTGGTTAATGGCACGTATGACATCGCATTAACCGTGACCAACAAAGACGGCGCGGGCAATGAGAGCGCCCCGTCGCAGCCGGTAACCATCGTGATTGATACCGATGCACCGGCCACGCCGGGCATTCCGGTGGTTACGGATAACGTCACTGAGATAACTGGCCCTGTCAGCAATAATGGCAGCACCAACGATCCGCGTCCGGTGCTGAGCGGCACGGGTACGGCGAACGATGTGATCGTCATTTATGACAGCATTAACGGCGCCGCAAAAGTGGAAGTCGGCCGCGTGACCGTTGACGCCCAGGGCAACTGGAGCTGGCGACCGGATACGCCCCTGACGCAAACGTCGCACGCGTTCACCACCACCGCAACCGATGAAGCGGGCAACGTGTCGGGGACATCAGGCTCGATCACCGTGACCGTCGATACCGATGCGCCGTTGGCTCCGGCCATCACGGCAGCGGGGGGTGTAGGCAACGGCGGTGCCACGCAGGACAATACCCCGACCATTTCCGGAACAGGGGCGGATGGCGATACCATCATTATTTATAACAATGGCGTGCAGATTGGCACAGCCAGTGTCTCGGGTGGTGTGTGGAGCTTTACGCCGGGCACCGCGCTTAGCGAAGGGGCGCACAACCTGACGGCAGCAGAAGTAGACAAAGCAGGTAACGTCAGCCCCCTGAGCCCGGTTTATACCGTCACCGTCGATACCATCGCGCCGACCACGCCGCAAATTGAGGCCGTCTCTGACAGTACCCTTGCAAACGGCGTGCTGTACAGCAACGATAACACCCCAACCCTGAGCGGTACTGGCGAACCGGGCACGAAAATTACCGTCTCTATCGACGGCAACCCGTCATCCGTTACCGCCACGGTACAGCCTGACGGCAGCTGGAGCTGGACATCGGGCACGCCGCTGCCCGACGCCCCGCACGTCATCACCGTCACCTCCAGCGATGCGGCGGGTAACACCTCGGGTACGTCTACCACCAACGTGACTATCGACACCGCTCCACCCGCGGCTCCGGCGGTCACCTCTCTGGCTATTGAAGGGACGCCGATCACCGGTACGGCTGAACCTGGATCGCTGGTGATTATCACCGGCCCTGGTCCTGGCGGCACCACTATTGAGCTGGGTCGCGGCATTGCCGTGGGCGGTAACTTCTCCATCGCCCTTTCACCTGCGCAAACCAACGAAACCACCCTCACGATCGTGGCGAAAGACGCGGCGGGTAACGTAAGCGATCCGACCAGCTTTAACGTCGTGGATGCACCCGATCTGCCGGATGTGCCGGTCATCACCTCAATCGTTGATGATAACGGCGCAGGCAACGTCGAGGTCAAAGGCGCCAGCTCTGACGACACGACGCCGACGATCAGCGGCACCGGTCCAGAAAATAGCACCATCACCCTGTATCAGAACGGTGTTGAGATCACCACCATTGTGCTGGGTGCAGGGCAAACCACCTGGAGTTACACCATTCCTGCCGGCAGCGCCCTGGCGGAAGGGGTCTATAACTTCACCGCCACGGCTAGCGTCGGGGCGGCGACCAGCGGCCTTTCTGCCGCGGCAACGGTGACTATCGATTTAACCGCACCAAACGCGCCAACCATTGGCACAGTCACTGATGATGTGGGACCCGGCACCGGTCCGCTCACCACCGGCCAAATCACCAATGACAATCAGCCAACGCTAAGCGGAACCGCGACGGCGGGCGATACCCTTTCCGTTTACAGCAACGGCGTTCTGCTCGGCAGCGTGTTGGTGGGGTCGACAGGCACCTGGAGCTTTACCCCGCCGAGCGCCCTGGCTGAGGGAAGTAACGCCTTAACGATCCGCGCCACCGATCCGGCGGGCAATCAGAGCGGCGACTCACCGGCATTCACTATTGTGGTCGATACGATCTCCACCACCCCAGTGATTGTCGGCGCGGAAGATAACGTCGGTACAATAGAAAATATTCCGACTAACGGCGTCACCAACGACACCACACCGACGCTCTCCGGCACGGCGGAAGCCAACAGCATCATCGCCATTTTCGAAGGTGCAACGCAGATTGGCACCGCTACCGCCAACAGCAGCGGCGCGTGGACATTCACCCCTACCGCCGCCCTGAGCGAAGGCTCGCACACCTTCACCGTCAAAGCGACCGATCCGCAGGGTAACGTCAGCATTGCATCCAATGCGTACACGGTCGTCATCGACATCACCCCTCCAGCGGTCCCGGTGCTGAACACGATTAACGACAACGTTGCCGGCGGCGCATTCGGTAATTTAACCCCGGGACAGGTGACCAACGACGCGACCCCAACGCTGAGCGGCACGGGCGTGACGGGCAGCACGATCCATATTCTCAATAACGGCATTGAAATCGGCACGGCCACCGTCGTCAACGGCGCGTGGAATTTCACGCCCCCCGCGAATCTGCCCGACGGCCCTTACAACATCAGGGTCAACGCCAGCGACGCGGCGGGCAACGTGTCCGCGAATTCGCCTGTCTTCTCGTTCACCGTCGACACCACACCACCCGCGACGCCGACTGTGCTCACTGTACTGGATGACGTCGGCCCGGTGATTGGGGAAATCAACAGCGGTGACACCACCAACGATAATCGCCCGACCTTTAACGGCACGGGCGAAATCGGGGCAACCATTACTCTGCTGAATGATGGTCAACCGTTCGGCACCGCCGTCGTCAACGCCCAGGGGAACTGGACATTCACCCCGACCGCGCCGCTGACCGAAGGCACGCACACCATTACCGTTAGCGCGACAGACGTTGCGGGCAATACCAGCAACACCAGCTCGTTCGAACTGACGGTCGACACCTTCGCCCCCTCCGCACCGGTCATTATTAACGCTACCGATAATGTCGGAAGCGTACTGATTCCGGTGACTAACGGAAAAACCACCGATGACACCACGCCGACGCTGAACGGGACGGCGGCGGGCAACGCAACGGTGATCATTTATGAAAACGGCGTGCAGGTCGGCACGGCTCAGGCCAACGCATCAGGCGACTGGAGCTTTACGCCGGGCAGCGCGTTGAGCAACGGGAGTCATACCTGGACCGCCACCGCGACAGACGCGGCGGGTAACGTCAGCGTGGCCTCGCCTGGCTTCACGGTCATTGTCGATACCACCGCGCCGCTGGCCCCGGTGATTACGCAGGCGATCGACGACGTCGGTACCGTCACCGGGCCATTGAGTAATGGGCAAACCACCGATGACACCTTGCCGCGCCTGGTCGGCACCAGCGAGCCTAACGCCACCATCAACATTTATGAGGGCATTACGCTTGTCGGCACAACCACCGCCGATGCCAGCGGTAATTGGGCCGTCACGCTCAACACCACCTTCCCTGAAGGGCCGCACCAGTTCGTGGCGCGGGCGACCGATGCGGCGGGCAACACCAGCGATCCGTCGTCACCGTTCAGCCTGAACATTGACCTCACGCCGCCCGCCATTCCGGTGCTGGTGAACGTGGTAGATGACGTGGGTACCACGACCACGATCACCAGCGGGCAGATAACCAATGACGCGCAGCCCACCCTCAGTGGGACGGCTGAGGCGGGTTCAACGATTAAAATCTACGATAACGGCGTGCAAATCGGCAGCGTAACCGCCGCAGACGGCACCTGGAGCTTTACGCCAACGCCAGCGTTAGCCGACGGCCAACATCCGCTGACGATCACCGCAACCGATGCGTCGGGCAATACCAGCGATCCGACGACGCCGTTTGTGCTCAATCTGGATGCCACCCCACCAAATGCACCGATCATCACGTCTATTGTCGATGACGTCGTCCCGAACCTGGGGACGATCGCCGGGGGCACGCCAACCAACGATACACAACCGACGCTGAACGGCACCGCAGAAGCCAACGCAGTGGTGCGCATTTACGACGGCAATACGCTGGTCGGCACGGTCACCGCCGATGCCAATGGCAACTGGACGCTGCCGCAAACCTCTACCATTTTGACCAACGGCCAGCACAACTTTACGGCAACCGCCACGGATACGGCGGGCAACACCAGCGCGCCGTCGTCTATCTCCTCGGTCGTGGTGGATACCCTTGCCCCTAACCTGCCGACCACGCTCGCGGTGATCACCAACGGGACGCACGTCACGGGTATTGCCGAAGCGGGCAGCACCGTGACGATTACCACCAGCGGCGGAACCGTGCTCGGAACCGCAACGGCGGATGGTACAGGGAGCTTTAACGTCACTATTTCTCCGCCGCAAACCAACGGCGAATCCCTGCTGGCGTTTGCCACCGATAAGGCCGGTAACGTCGGCGGCAGCGCCTCGGTGGTTGCGCCGTTTACCAACCTGCCAAACGCGCCGGTGATCGTCACGATTGACGATAACGTCGGCACTCTGACCGGCAATTTGACCAACGGGAAAGCGACCGACGACACTACCCCGACGCTGACCGGCACCGCGCAGCCAAACTCCACCGTCACGCTGTATAACAACGGCGTGGCGATGGGGACCGCGACCACCGACATTAACGGCGACTGGTCGTTTACCACACCGGTTTTAAGTCAGGGTTCACATGCCTTTACCGCCACGGCGACCAACGTGGTGGGCGGCGTCGGTCCGGTATCCACCCCCACAACCATTATTGTTGATACCGTCGCGCCGAATGCCCCGAACGGAACCTTTAACGCCGACGGTAGCGTCTTGACCGGCAGCGCCGAAGCGGGCAGCACGGTGACGATTCGCTTGCCTGACAATTCAACGGTCACGACCGTCGCCAACAGCAACGGCACGTACAGCTACACCTTCATCAACAAACAGACCGAAGGCAACGCTCTGCAAATCACCGCCACCGATGCCGCCGGGAACACCTCAACGCCAGGAACGGTGCTGTCACCGGTGGTTCCGCTGTCGGCCAGCAATAACGTTGAGGAGCTGGATATCAGCACCACGGCCACGGTCACCAACGCTCAGTACAGCGATTACGGTTTCCTGCTGGTTGGCGCACTCGGTAACGTTTTGACGCTGCTGGGCAACGACACGGCGCAGGTTGGATTCGTGGTCTCCGATGGCGGCAACGCAGATATCTCGATTAACGCAAACGCCACGGGCGTGGTGCTCTCGCTGCTCAACACGCTGGAGGTAGTGGTTCAGCGCTGGGACAGCGTCAATAACACCTGGACGACGGTGGTCGATACTGGCCTGCCGCAGTTTGCCAACCTGCTTACGCTCGGGGCGAGCGGCGTGACGCTCAACATGACAGGACTGGAAAACGGCCAGTATCGCGTCTTGAGCTACAACACCAACCTGCTGGCCACGGGGTCTTACACCAGTCTCGATGTGGATGTGACTGAAACCAGCGCCGGGACCATCACCGGGATCCCAACCCAAAGCGGCAACGTCATTTATGACCAGGACTCGACGGCGGGCAGCGATAACGCGCCTGCGGGGACCCGCATCACGGCAGTGACCGACGCGCAAGGGAATACGGTCAACGTGACGGCGGACGGAACGATTATCCAGGGGCAGTACGGCACGCTGACCATCAACCTGAACGGCAGTTACACCTACACGCTAACCAACACCAGCGCCGCCGTGTTGGGTCGTACCGAAAGCTTCACCTATACCATCGGGCATAACGGTGCCATCGCCTCAGCCAAACTGGTGATCTCACTGGGCGCAAATACCGTGGTCAATAGCGTCACGGCGGTAGACGATACGGCATCGCTGACCTATGACACCAGCGTGCACGCGATCAATAACGGTCCCTCTTCACAGGGCGGATTCACCGTCGCTGGCATCAATCTTGGCAGCACGCTGGGGCTGAACCTGCTCGACGATCTGAGCAATCCGATCATTTACAGCGTGCAGGAAGGCACCACCCGCACCATGACGATCCAGGCCTCGGTCGGGGGCGTGGCACTGGCCTCGGTATTTGATCTGTACATCTATAAATTCAACGATGCGACGCAGACCTTCGAGCAGATGCGCGTTCAGCCGGGCTGGCTGCGCGCGCCGCTGCTGGGAGGGACCTCGGGTACGCTGACGCTGAATCTGCCGGCGGGGGAATACCTGTTCCTGCTGAACACCGCGGCGGGGATCACGGTGCTCACGGGCTATACCCTTAACGTGCTGGAGGACCATGTTTATAACGTGGCGAGCGAGGGAGCCTCAACGACAGGCGACGTGCTGACGGACGATATTGCGCCGCAGGGCACGCTGGTCACCGAGGTCAACGGCGTCGCGGTTAACGCCACGGGGGTTACCGTGATTCAGGGTGAATACGGTACGCTCACGATTAATGCTCAGGGGAACTACACCTACACGCTGCGCAGCGGCATCGGCGCGGATCACATCAAAACGCCGGATACCTTCGTCTACACCATTACTGCGCCAAACGGGGATAAAGACACGGCGTCGCTGAATATCACTCCAACCGCGCGGGCGCTGGATGCGGTGAACGACATCAGCACCGTGATGGACGTGACCTCCCTGCACCACACCACTGCGTATTCCGATACCACCGTGGGAACGGCAAGCTGGACCACAGCGCTATTAGCCCCTACTCAGGGCACGGGCAGCGGCACATTTGTGGTGGATGCCAACACGGCGCTGCATAACGTGGCGCTGCACTTCAACGTCGCATCGCTGCTGGCGCTGGGTGGATTGACGGTGAACTGGTCGATCAGTAATGGCTCAACGGTTATCCGCAGCGGTTCGTTTGCCGGCGGTGCGCTGCTGGGCGGAAAAATCGATATCAATCTTGCCGGACTGGATCTGGATGCCGGAACCTACACGCTGAACTTCACCGGCAACGTGCCGGGGTTGAGCGTGGGCGGCATCGTCATTACCCCAAGCGTCACGGGGACGGCTTATTCGCTGAGCCAGTTCGATTCCACCAGCGGGCATACGGTTAATGGCAATATCTTTGACGGTAGCGACTCGCAGGGGGCGTCGGATCAGCTGCATTCGGTGGATACGCGTTTGAGCGTCACCGGTTATAACGGCGTCACCACCACGCTTGACCCGTATACCGCTGGCACCGCGACGGCAACTATTCAGGGCCATTACGGCACGCTCTCAATCGGCGCTGACGGTCATTACACCTATACGCTCAACACCGGGGTTTCCCTCTCCAGCATCACATCGAAAGAGGTCTTTAACTACACCTTGACCGATGCGGCGGGCAAAACGGACACCGCCTCGCTGACCATCAATATGGCGCCGCAGTTCATCAGCTCGGAGCATAACGATCTCATTACCGGGACGGCTTACGGTGACACCCTGATTTACCAGGTGCTGAACAACACCGTGGGGAATTCCACAGCGGGCAACAGCACCGGGGATCACTGGACCAATTTCTCGGTAAGTCAGGGGGATAAAATTGACATCGGCGATCTGCTGGTGGGCTGGAACGGACAGGCCTCAACGCTGGGTAATTACGTCCACGTCACGCAAAACGGCAACAACACGGTGATCTCAATCGACCGCGATGGCGCAGGGAGTGCCTACACTAATACTACGCTTGTTACGCTGGACAACGTCCAGGCCACCTATGACGAGTTAGTCAATCAGCATCACAGCATCATTACCTGA